One genomic segment of Hevea brasiliensis isolate MT/VB/25A 57/8 chromosome 3, ASM3005281v1, whole genome shotgun sequence includes these proteins:
- the LOC110653863 gene encoding probable mediator of RNA polymerase II transcription subunit 26b, which produces MKSVSLDYWRNYFRTANCDIFGIIDNAIIVAASDCPNEFRLRRDRIAERLFCSRLTRCSGCNRVELPVPAYEGENDDDGGCKRRVVDDDDYDDEDIDIDGCEFEGRGSKESKVNSSNRDDNDFDNGEVNVNDHLVSNYSYGEAEALTDEIEEESQIVGEVLRIKDILLNNRDETDSLLFESLRRLQLMVLTVDTLKATEIGKAVNSLRKHASKNIHILARSLIDGWKVLVDEWCSATKAFGGDEGTPESVNPSVVDEEEGLPSPPLDEGAFFATQTTGIELSQFFDGMDDFGNPRNSGEFIKNSENGRKPSLGNENVTKRKEQTPNEAIFVAKDDKSQQIRRREAVTKPNRPSNADFGPGRPPKQSVERKANNDSKIMRKTERVVSQRKPPSGQQEKFKCSDEVAVQMKLEATKRKLQESYQQAENAKRQRTIQVMELHDLPKQRLVQKNPHARPGSRNRHWAHAHGRWQPS; this is translated from the exons ATGAAATCCGTGTCGCTGGATTATTGGAGGAACTATTTTAGAACGGCTAATTGTGATATTTTCGGTATCATCGATAATGCGATCATCGTTGCAGCTTCGGATTGTCCCAATGAGTTCCGATTGCGTAGAGATCGAATTGCAGAGCGATTGTTCTGTTCAAGATTGACTCGGTGCTCCGGTTGCAATCGTGTTGAGTTGCCGGTGCCGGCCTATGAAGGTGAGAATGATGATGATGGAGGTTGCAAGAGAAGAGTTGTTGATGATGATGATTATGATGATGAAGATATTGATATTGATGGATGTGAGTTTGAGGGTAGAGGGAGCAAGGAGAGCAAGGTCAATAGTAGTAATAGGGATGATAATGATTTTGATAATGGGGAGGTTAATGTGAATGATCACTTGGTGAGTAATTATAGTTACGGAGAGGCTGAGGCCTTGACTGATGAGATTGAAGAAGAGTCTCAGATAGTTGGTGAGGTCTTGAGGATCAAGGACATTCTTCTAAACAACCGAGATGAG ACTGATTCTTTGTTGTTTGAATCATTAAGAAGGCTCCAATTGATGGTTCTGACTGTGGATACACTTAAG GCAACTGAGATCGGAAAGGCTGTCAATAGCCTCCGGAAGCATGCTTCAAAGAATATTCATATCCTTGCACGATCTCTTATAGA TGGATGGAAGGTTTTGGTGGATGAGTGGTGTAGTGCTACAAAGGCTTTTGGAG GTGATGAAGGTACTCCCGAGTCTGTGAATCCCTCTGTTGTTGATGAAGAGGAAGGGCTTCCATCTCCTCCATTAGATGAAGGAGCTTTCTTTGCTACGCAGACTACTGGGATAGAGCTCTCACAG TTCTTCGATGGCATGGATGACTTTGGAA ATCCTCGAAACAGTGGGGAATTCATCAAGAACAGTGAAAATGGACGAAAACCTTCACTGGGGAATGAGAATGTCACAAAGAGAAAAGAGCAGACTCCTAATGAGGCAATTTTTGTTGCGAAAGACGATAAGAGTCAACAAATAAGGAGGCGGGAAGCTGTCACAAAGCCAAATAGGCCCTCAAATGCTGATTTTGGTCCTGGAAGACCTCCAAAACAAAGTGTTGAGCGAAAAGCAAACAATGATTCAAAGATAATGCGAAAAACAGAAAGGGTTGTGAGCCAGAGAAAGCCTCCAAGTGGTCAACAAGAA AAATTCAAGTGTTCAGATGAAGTTGCTGTCCAGATGAAACTTGAAGCCACCAAAAGGAAACTCCAGGAAAGTTATCAACAAGCTGAGAATG CCAAGAGACAGCGGACGATACAGGTCATGGAGTTGCATGATCTCCCTAAACAGAGGCTTGTACAAAAAAATCCACATGCGAGACCTGGAAGCCGTAACCGGCATTGGGCACATGCCCATGGGCGGTGGCAACCTTCATAG